A genomic segment from Arcobacter acticola encodes:
- the aspS gene encoding aspartate--tRNA ligase, with protein sequence MRTHYCTDVTEAKIGETVTVAGWVNSRRDHGGIIFIDLRDKSGLVQLVADPSDSKDALAIAETVRDEYVLIATGLVRARGEGLENPNLKTGKIEIVLKDLVIENKSKPMPFDINDEKVNDEIKLRNRFLELRSTKSFNIFQLRSKAAIQVRNTLDELGFLDVETPILTKSTPEGARDYLVPSRVHPGEFYALPQSPQLFKQLLMVAGFDKYFQIAKCFRDEDLRADRQPEFTQIDVEMSFCTQDDVIAVAERLIYDVFTKCGKTIPKTFRRMKYSEAMETYGSDKPDLRIDMPLVDVIDIFANSTNEIFADIAKDKKNNRIKALKCKNGDNIFSKRQMKGFEDYVRKFGAKGLGYFQMKEDGLKGPLTKFFSESDLEEIVKATELEVGDVVFFGAGSKKVVWDYMGRFRLFLASEMNIVPADALEFLWVVDFPMFEVEDGRTKALHHPFTMPKSLDNIEDLEEIESIAYDIVLNGTELGGGSIRIHKEEIQSKVFKLMGISDEEAREKFGFLLDALQYGAPSHGGFAMGLDRMIMLLAGTDSIRDVIAFPKTQKAQCLLTQAPSTVDEEQLKELSIRLRKTVTDI encoded by the coding sequence TTGAGAACACATTATTGTACAGATGTAACTGAAGCAAAAATTGGTGAAACTGTAACTGTTGCTGGTTGGGTAAACAGTAGACGTGACCACGGTGGAATTATATTTATAGATTTAAGAGATAAAAGTGGATTGGTTCAATTAGTAGCAGATCCAAGTGATAGTAAAGATGCATTAGCAATTGCTGAAACTGTAAGAGATGAATATGTTTTAATAGCAACTGGACTTGTAAGAGCAAGAGGTGAGGGACTTGAAAATCCAAATTTAAAAACTGGTAAAATTGAAATCGTATTAAAAGATTTAGTAATTGAGAACAAATCTAAACCAATGCCTTTTGATATTAATGATGAAAAAGTTAATGATGAAATTAAACTAAGAAATAGATTTTTAGAGTTAAGATCTACAAAATCATTTAATATTTTTCAATTAAGATCTAAAGCTGCTATTCAAGTAAGAAATACTTTAGATGAATTAGGATTTTTAGATGTTGAAACTCCTATTTTAACTAAGTCAACTCCAGAGGGAGCTAGAGATTATTTAGTTCCTTCAAGAGTTCATCCAGGTGAATTTTATGCACTTCCTCAATCTCCACAGTTATTTAAACAACTTTTAATGGTTGCTGGATTTGATAAATACTTCCAAATTGCAAAATGTTTTAGAGATGAAGATTTAAGAGCTGATAGACAACCTGAATTTACTCAAATAGATGTTGAAATGTCTTTTTGTACACAAGATGATGTAATTGCAGTAGCTGAAAGATTAATCTATGATGTATTTACAAAATGTGGAAAAACTATTCCAAAAACATTTAGAAGAATGAAATATAGTGAAGCTATGGAAACATATGGTAGTGACAAACCTGATTTAAGAATTGATATGCCATTAGTTGATGTTATTGATATTTTTGCAAACTCAACTAATGAAATTTTTGCAGATATTGCAAAAGATAAAAAGAATAATAGAATCAAAGCTTTAAAATGTAAAAATGGAGATAATATCTTCTCTAAAAGACAAATGAAAGGTTTTGAAGATTACGTTAGAAAATTTGGAGCTAAAGGTTTAGGTTACTTCCAAATGAAAGAAGATGGATTAAAAGGTCCATTAACTAAATTCTTCTCTGAATCTGATTTAGAAGAAATTGTAAAAGCTACAGAACTTGAAGTTGGTGACGTTGTATTCTTTGGAGCTGGATCTAAAAAAGTTGTTTGGGATTATATGGGAAGATTTAGATTATTCCTTGCATCTGAAATGAATATTGTTCCTGCTGATGCTTTAGAATTCTTATGGGTTGTTGATTTCCCAATGTTCGAAGTTGAAGATGGAAGAACAAAAGCATTACACCATCCATTTACTATGCCTAAATCACTTGATAATATCGAAGATTTAGAAGAGATTGAATCAATTGCTTATGATATCGTTTTAAATGGTACTGAGTTAGGTGGTGGTTCAATTAGAATTCATAAAGAAGAAATTCAATCAAAAGTATTTAAACTTATGGGAATTTCAGATGAAGAAGCAAGAGAGAAATTTGGTTTCTTACTTGATGCACTTCAATATGGAGCTCCATCACATGGTGGATTTGCAATGGGACTTGATAGAATGATTATGTTATTAGCAGGTACTGATTCAATCAGAGATGTAATAGCATTCCCTAAAACGCAAAAAGCTCAATGTTTATTAACTCAAGCTCCATCAACTGTTGATGAAGAGCAATTAAAAGAGTTAAGTATTAGATTAAGAAAAACTGTTACTGATATCTAA
- a CDS encoding metal ABC transporter solute-binding protein, Zn/Mn family has translation MLKIFFILFLPLLLFSKIQILTYFPLETHIVKKIAQKEIVPREITNRYLSEFRKIPSSEISRLSNSKIYFHFGLDIEKEYESILIEKNPNLKIIDMSKDVNKINNNPYIWMDPFAMRVIAKNIYEALIELDNNKKDFYKENYERFLDEIDDTFLKIKQKMSGSEITTIYAFDDYWDYFANRFRLDIIKKEKKYLNITDVSDTLQFTQDRNIKKLLFYRGMDYNIALSLSSNLNVEIIEDDIFGDNWQFNLLNLSQNLFK, from the coding sequence TTGTTAAAAATATTTTTTATTTTATTTCTTCCTCTTTTACTTTTCTCAAAAATACAAATTCTTACTTACTTTCCCCTTGAAACACATATTGTAAAAAAAATTGCACAAAAAGAAATAGTTCCAAGAGAAATTACAAATAGGTATTTATCTGAATTTAGAAAAATACCATCATCTGAAATTTCTAGACTTTCAAACTCAAAAATATATTTCCATTTTGGATTAGATATTGAAAAAGAGTATGAAAGCATCTTAATAGAAAAAAATCCAAATTTAAAAATAATTGATATGTCAAAAGATGTAAATAAGATTAATAACAATCCTTATATTTGGATGGATCCTTTTGCTATGAGAGTTATTGCAAAAAATATTTATGAAGCTTTGATTGAACTAGACAATAATAAAAAAGATTTTTATAAAGAAAATTATGAAAGATTTTTAGATGAAATTGATGATACTTTTTTAAAAATAAAGCAAAAAATGAGTGGAAGTGAAATCACAACAATTTATGCATTTGATGATTATTGGGATTATTTTGCAAATAGATTCAGGCTTGATATAATCAAAAAAGAAAAAAAATATCTAAATATAACAGATGTTTCAGATACTCTTCAATTTACCCAAGATAGAAATATTAAAAAATTATTATTTTATAGAGGAATGGATTATAACATAGCTCTTTCTTTATCAAGTAATCTAAATGTTGAAATCATAGAAGACGATATATTTGGTGATAACTGGCAATTTAATCTTTTAAACCTATCACAAAACTTATTCAAATAA
- a CDS encoding chemotaxis protein CheW: MINDIVNYKGISVKKELYPIIKHIEDVDKYKEELGRLSTSWDMFALLGQLGDINIDIGKTKENFLNLTSTLLNHLSEQQIKKVTQEMKFKAQVAIDILIRNLFERTADIGFLATDDDIRNFIQNYVSKYNENSVILRDNIQKRFKEYVSKYSVYFDIVVLDNHGKLLVRLNDDIKTEKTDLAFVNKVLNSDEDYLETYGFHDFIPQYKKSLVYSYKVTKTNNQNSENLGVLCLCFKFTDEMNGILTNLIDTKNKECITILDEDGFVIASSDKDHIKLGAKLPIVLNEEFKLISFAGRDYIAKTCETNGYQGFKGLKWYGHIMIPLEYAFLSDELNSKEVDDNIINAMMENEQHFSKELKEVFNNSQTIQDNLTRVIWNGNIAQSKLNSVNREFSKSLLNEIGIVGNKANSSLENLNQTIITSILKDSEFLSSLAIDIMDRNLYERANDCRWWALNSYFREAFDDYSTLHDKKDEISEILKYINDLYTVYTNLIFFDKNGKVIAVSNRNEEFLVGRVLTQDWVSKTLSLKDTSKYCVSKFEKTVLYDNQSTYIYSSAIRSLKNEAIVTGGIAVVFDSKPQFNAMLDDTLPRDTQGEKLPGVFALFTNKEKQIISSSNEDFEVDSYLNIDDSFFDLKNSHGLSKIIEFDNKYYAIAAKCSNGYREYKSRVDDYKNDVLCFVFIYIGSINCHTFLQKNKSKFLNTSKTKFTPTSVELATFYLGKKLLAVNAKNVIESISIDELKESIDMDKNNHFKGMVLYKDKLIAVLDIRDFVNEEIINDSLTNIILVEYDKDNIEHCIGILVSSLEEVCVVEEKTIQNIQSHFLGAGTLVESLVNVDETKDSKVAMLLDIKKIDRNLTKRI; this comes from the coding sequence ATGATAAATGATATTGTAAATTATAAAGGTATAAGTGTAAAAAAAGAGTTATATCCAATAATAAAACATATAGAAGATGTAGATAAATATAAAGAAGAGTTAGGAAGACTAAGTACTTCTTGGGATATGTTTGCATTACTTGGACAATTAGGTGATATTAATATAGATATTGGTAAAACAAAAGAAAATTTTTTAAATTTAACTTCGACATTATTGAACCACTTAAGTGAACAACAAATCAAAAAAGTTACCCAAGAGATGAAATTTAAAGCACAAGTTGCAATTGATATACTTATCCGAAATCTATTTGAAAGAACTGCTGATATTGGATTTTTAGCTACTGATGATGATATTAGAAATTTTATACAAAACTATGTTTCAAAATATAATGAAAATAGTGTTATTTTAAGAGATAATATTCAAAAAAGATTTAAAGAGTATGTATCTAAATATTCTGTTTATTTTGACATAGTTGTCTTAGATAATCATGGAAAATTACTAGTAAGATTAAATGATGATATAAAAACAGAAAAAACTGATTTAGCATTTGTGAACAAAGTATTGAATTCAGATGAAGATTATCTTGAAACATATGGCTTCCATGATTTTATTCCACAATATAAAAAATCTTTGGTTTATTCATACAAAGTTACAAAAACTAATAATCAAAATTCTGAAAATTTAGGAGTTTTATGTTTATGTTTTAAATTCACAGATGAAATGAATGGAATTCTAACTAATCTTATTGACACAAAAAATAAAGAATGTATTACTATTTTAGATGAAGATGGTTTTGTTATTGCAAGTAGTGATAAAGATCATATAAAATTAGGGGCAAAACTTCCTATAGTATTAAATGAAGAATTTAAATTAATTTCATTTGCTGGAAGAGATTATATTGCAAAAACATGCGAAACAAATGGTTATCAAGGTTTTAAAGGACTTAAATGGTACGGGCATATCATGATTCCCTTAGAGTATGCATTTTTAAGTGATGAGTTAAATTCAAAAGAAGTTGATGATAATATTATAAATGCAATGATGGAAAATGAACAACATTTTTCAAAAGAATTAAAAGAAGTATTTAATAATAGTCAAACTATTCAAGATAATCTAACTCGAGTTATTTGGAATGGTAATATTGCTCAAAGTAAATTAAATTCTGTAAATAGAGAATTTTCAAAATCACTATTAAATGAAATAGGAATTGTAGGAAATAAAGCAAACTCATCCCTTGAAAATTTAAACCAAACAATTATAACTTCAATATTAAAAGATAGTGAGTTTTTATCTTCACTTGCTATTGATATTATGGATAGAAACTTATATGAACGAGCAAATGATTGTAGATGGTGGGCATTAAATTCATATTTTAGAGAAGCTTTTGATGATTATTCAACATTACATGATAAAAAAGATGAGATAAGTGAAATCTTGAAATATATAAATGATTTATATACAGTTTATACAAATCTTATTTTTTTTGATAAAAATGGTAAAGTAATAGCAGTTTCAAATCGTAATGAAGAGTTTTTAGTTGGAAGAGTATTAACCCAAGATTGGGTTTCAAAAACTTTAAGCCTAAAAGATACTTCAAAGTACTGTGTATCGAAATTTGAAAAAACAGTCCTTTATGATAATCAATCTACATATATTTATTCAAGTGCTATTAGATCTTTAAAAAATGAAGCTATTGTTACAGGTGGAATAGCAGTTGTTTTTGATTCTAAACCTCAATTTAATGCTATGCTAGATGATACTTTACCAAGAGATACTCAAGGTGAAAAATTACCTGGAGTTTTTGCTCTATTTACAAATAAAGAGAAGCAAATAATTTCATCATCAAATGAAGATTTTGAAGTGGATTCATATTTAAATATTGATGATTCCTTTTTCGATTTAAAAAACTCTCATGGGCTTAGTAAAATAATAGAGTTTGATAATAAATATTATGCAATTGCAGCAAAATGTTCAAATGGATATAGAGAATATAAAAGTAGGGTAGATGATTATAAAAATGATGTTTTATGTTTTGTATTTATATATATTGGAAGCATAAATTGTCATACTTTTTTACAAAAAAATAAATCAAAATTTTTAAATACTTCTAAAACAAAATTCACTCCAACAAGCGTTGAGTTAGCAACTTTTTACCTAGGTAAAAAACTTTTAGCTGTAAATGCAAAAAATGTTATTGAATCTATAAGCATAGATGAATTAAAAGAATCAATTGATATGGATAAAAATAATCATTTTAAAGGAATGGTCTTATATAAAGATAAGTTAATTGCTGTATTAGATATTAGAGATTTTGTAAACGAAGAGATTATAAATGATAGTTTAACTAATATAATTTTAGTTGAATATGATAAAGATAATATTGAACACTGTATAGGAATTCTTGTTTCATCTTTAGAAGAAGTTTGTGTTGTGGAAGAAAAAACAATACAAAATATTCAAAGTCACTTCTTGGGAGCAGGGACATTAGTAGAAAGTTTAGTAAATGTGGATGAGACAAAAGACTCTAAAGTAGCTATGTTACTAGATATTAAAAAAATAGATAGAAACTTAACAAAAAGAATATAA
- a CDS encoding YgiQ family radical SAM protein — MNKPNKFLPTTLEEMHDRGWYELDVVLITGDAYIDSPFMGIAVVGRILEDMGLRVGIIGQPDVNSDVDVKRMGEPKLFWGVSGGSIDSMVSNYTATKRFRSTDDYTPGGKNDKRPDRATLVYTNLIRRYFKGTVPIVLGGIEASLRRLTHYDYWSDKLRKPILFDTKADYMVYGMGEQAIIDLGNTLKAGGDPRTIRGLCYISKEAPTQENFLEIPSHQECLDDKEKYIDLFKSFYDNNDPIYSKGLYQEVDGRYLVQNPPSRHMEEEEMDKIASYPYQRDAHPYNAKDGKVKCLETIKFSIMTHHGCWGECNFCAIAAHQGRTIRTRSEENILKEVKHFTTLKDFKGIISDVGGPTANMYGYECVKKEKLGTCIENKRCVDAHRLCKTMKVDHSRNIQLLKDIRAIPGIKKAFVASGVRYDLITADKKHGYEYLKEMVDHHISGQMKVAPEHTNDEVLHHMGKPGKQTLIDFKAMYDRLNKESGKKQFLTYYLIAAHPGCEEKHMHELKQFTTHELKMNPEQAQVFTPTPGTYSAVMYYTELDPFTKKKIFVEKDQRRKEKQKEIVVAKKSFGGKKVSSSSGMQG; from the coding sequence ATTAATAAACCAAATAAATTTTTACCTACTACCCTTGAAGAAATGCATGATAGAGGTTGGTATGAACTAGATGTTGTTCTAATAACAGGAGATGCTTATATCGATTCACCATTTATGGGAATAGCAGTAGTTGGAAGAATTCTTGAAGACATGGGTCTTCGTGTTGGAATCATAGGTCAACCTGATGTAAATAGTGATGTTGATGTAAAAAGAATGGGTGAGCCTAAACTTTTTTGGGGAGTAAGTGGTGGAAGTATTGATTCAATGGTTTCAAACTATACAGCTACAAAAAGATTTAGAAGTACAGATGACTATACTCCAGGTGGGAAAAATGATAAAAGACCAGATAGAGCAACACTTGTATATACAAATCTAATAAGAAGATATTTTAAAGGAACGGTTCCAATTGTTCTTGGAGGAATAGAAGCTAGTTTGAGAAGGCTTACACATTATGATTATTGGTCTGATAAGTTAAGAAAGCCAATTTTATTTGATACAAAAGCCGATTATATGGTTTATGGTATGGGTGAACAAGCTATTATTGATTTAGGAAATACATTAAAAGCAGGGGGAGATCCAAGAACTATTAGAGGACTTTGTTATATTTCAAAAGAAGCACCAACGCAAGAGAATTTTTTAGAAATTCCATCACATCAAGAATGCTTAGATGACAAAGAAAAATATATTGATTTATTTAAATCTTTTTATGACAATAATGACCCTATTTATTCAAAAGGTTTATATCAAGAAGTTGATGGAAGATATTTAGTACAAAATCCACCTAGCCGTCATATGGAAGAAGAAGAGATGGATAAAATTGCATCTTATCCATATCAAAGAGATGCTCATCCATATAATGCAAAAGATGGAAAAGTTAAGTGTCTTGAAACTATTAAATTTTCTATTATGACACATCATGGATGTTGGGGAGAGTGTAACTTCTGCGCTATTGCTGCACATCAAGGAAGAACAATTAGAACAAGAAGTGAAGAAAATATTTTAAAAGAAGTAAAGCATTTTACTACACTAAAAGATTTCAAAGGAATCATTTCTGATGTTGGTGGACCAACTGCAAATATGTACGGATATGAGTGTGTTAAAAAAGAAAAACTTGGAACTTGTATTGAAAACAAAAGATGTGTAGATGCACACAGACTTTGTAAAACTATGAAAGTAGATCACAGTAGAAACATACAATTACTAAAAGATATTAGAGCAATCCCTGGAATCAAAAAAGCATTTGTGGCTTCAGGTGTACGATATGATTTAATTACAGCTGATAAAAAACATGGATATGAGTATTTAAAAGAAATGGTAGATCATCATATTTCAGGTCAAATGAAAGTGGCTCCTGAACACACAAACGATGAAGTACTTCATCATATGGGAAAACCAGGGAAACAAACACTTATTGATTTTAAAGCTATGTATGATAGGTTAAATAAAGAATCAGGAAAGAAACAGTTTTTAACTTATTATTTAATTGCCGCACATCCAGGATGTGAAGAAAAACATATGCATGAGTTAAAACAGTTTACAACACATGAATTAAAAATGAATCCAGAACAAGCTCAAGTATTTACTCCAACTCCTGGAACTTACTCAGCTGTTATGTATTACACAGAATTAGATCCATTTACAAAGAAAAAAATATTTGTTGAAAAAGATCAAAGAAGAAAAGAGAAGCAAAAAGAAATAGTTGTTGCTAAAAAGAGTTTTGGTGGTAAGAAAGTTTCTTCAAGTTCAGGAATGCAAGGATAA
- a CDS encoding adenylate kinase produces MNLMLFGAPGAGKGTQAKFLIEKYNIPQISTGDILRAAIVEKTDMGMEAKKFMDEGKLVPDSTIIGIIKDRLAESDCKEGFILDGFPRTLAQAVALSELMSNMGISLDKVISLNVPDELIVGRITGRRVCSKCGASFHVEFNPSKKEDECDYCGGELIIRKDDNAETVISRLNAYHDQTAPLIDFYTKMGVFVELDGTKDVSEVTADMLNALS; encoded by the coding sequence ATGAATTTAATGCTATTTGGTGCACCAGGTGCAGGCAAAGGAACACAAGCTAAATTTTTAATTGAAAAATATAATATCCCACAAATTTCTACAGGTGACATTTTAAGAGCTGCTATTGTTGAAAAAACAGATATGGGAATGGAAGCAAAGAAATTTATGGATGAAGGAAAATTAGTTCCTGATTCAACTATCATTGGTATTATCAAAGATAGACTTGCTGAGTCTGACTGTAAAGAAGGTTTTATACTTGATGGTTTCCCAAGAACATTAGCTCAAGCAGTTGCTTTAAGTGAATTAATGTCAAATATGGGAATATCATTAGATAAAGTAATTTCTTTAAATGTTCCTGATGAATTAATCGTTGGAAGAATTACAGGAAGAAGAGTATGTTCTAAATGTGGAGCATCATTTCACGTAGAATTTAATCCTTCTAAAAAAGAAGATGAGTGTGATTATTGTGGTGGAGAATTAATTATCAGAAAAGATGATAATGCTGAAACTGTAATAAGCAGATTAAATGCATATCATGATCAAACTGCACCACTTATTGATTTTTATACAAAAATGGGTGTATTTGTTGAACTTGATGGAACAAAAGATGTTTCTGAAGTTACAGCTGATATGTTAAACGCACTTTCATAA
- a CDS encoding adenylate kinase, translating to MKKLFLIIGAPGSGKTTDAELIAARHNNITHYSTGDMFRAEVASGSERGYVIDTYISAGNIVPIDIAIETIVTAIKKAPSDVVVIDGYPRSVEQMTELDKYLVNEPEVELISVIEVEVSQNTAFQRVLGRAADAAVVRADDNEKVFLNRMKLYTEPLALIKAFYSEKNLLKVISGEGTIIQIVSEMDSFIQSKA from the coding sequence ATGAAGAAACTATTTTTAATTATTGGAGCACCAGGAAGCGGTAAAACTACCGATGCAGAGTTAATAGCTGCAAGACACAATAATATAACTCACTATTCAACTGGAGATATGTTTAGAGCAGAAGTTGCAAGTGGAAGCGAAAGAGGGTATGTAATTGATACTTATATAAGCGCTGGAAATATAGTACCAATTGATATTGCAATTGAAACTATTGTAACTGCAATTAAAAAAGCTCCAAGTGATGTTGTTGTTATTGATGGATATCCTAGAAGTGTTGAACAAATGACTGAATTAGATAAATATTTAGTAAATGAGCCTGAAGTTGAATTAATAAGTGTAATTGAAGTTGAAGTATCTCAAAACACTGCTTTTCAAAGAGTATTAGGACGTGCTGCGGATGCTGCTGTTGTACGAGCTGATGATAATGAAAAAGTATTTTTAAATAGAATGAAATTATATACTGAACCACTTGCTTTAATAAAAGCATTTTATAGTGAAAAGAATCTTTTAAAAGTAATTAGTGGAGAAGGTACAATAATACAAATTGTTTCTGAAATGGATTCATTTATACAATCAAAAGCTTGA
- a CDS encoding competence/damage-inducible protein A, with protein sequence MEKKVNFYSVIIGTELLNGRRNDAHFSFLNKQLLQRGWEQKASFVINDDSKLMFDIFNLIKSDPNSVMFCFGGIGATPDDYTREVAGKVFTNGKMEFHEEAKNRIINQFGDEAFPHRINMAYLPINAKLLTNVVNNVAGFYLEDRFFFTPGFPSMSQAMVIEALDLLYPKSIVTKYKRVLTVNASENDLIDTMKKMPEHLDFASLPKIIGQDRKVVISLAGYDKDEVDGYFQLFIDFCEKFGKEYILKDINF encoded by the coding sequence ATGGAGAAAAAAGTTAATTTCTACTCAGTGATTATTGGAACAGAACTTCTAAATGGGCGCAGAAATGATGCTCATTTTTCTTTTTTAAATAAGCAATTATTACAAAGAGGCTGGGAACAAAAAGCTTCTTTTGTAATAAATGATGACTCAAAACTTATGTTTGATATTTTTAATCTTATAAAATCAGATCCAAACTCTGTAATGTTTTGTTTTGGTGGAATTGGAGCTACACCTGATGATTATACGAGAGAGGTTGCAGGAAAAGTTTTCACAAATGGGAAAATGGAATTTCACGAAGAGGCAAAAAATAGAATCATAAATCAGTTTGGAGATGAAGCCTTCCCACACAGAATAAATATGGCATATCTTCCTATAAATGCAAAACTTCTTACAAATGTAGTAAATAATGTAGCTGGATTTTATTTAGAAGATAGATTTTTTTTCACTCCTGGATTTCCTTCTATGAGCCAAGCTATGGTTATAGAAGCACTTGATTTACTATATCCAAAATCAATAGTTACAAAATACAAAAGAGTTTTAACAGTAAATGCAAGTGAAAATGATTTAATAGATACCATGAAAAAAATGCCAGAACATTTAGATTTTGCATCTTTACCAAAAATTATTGGACAAGACAGAAAAGTTGTGATTTCACTTGCTGGATATGATAAAGATGAGGTTGATGGCTATTTTCAACTTTTTATAGATTTTTGTGAAAAGTTTGGGAAAGAGTATATTTTAAAAGATATAAATTTCTAA
- a CDS encoding tetratricopeptide repeat protein: protein MKITLLFFLFINILNAMTFEEVYTIKSVEGTMKTISAYKELAKKNDPKALHELGLIYLKGDGIAKNLNQAYEYFQQASDLGNVESTYLLGKIYLSNKTKYYNPKKAYNTFIDASNKNHAKSQLMIGRFFLMGEIVDKDYEKALHYFKLASKQKEYDANCYIAYMYASGLGVFPNFGRANNFAEAQYKNGNKLCVKIWNDYNLGKYPKDDGFKIGDYNKPVE from the coding sequence ATGAAAATAACTCTATTGTTCTTCCTATTTATAAATATTCTAAATGCTATGACTTTTGAAGAAGTTTATACTATTAAAAGTGTAGAAGGCACAATGAAAACTATAAGTGCATATAAAGAGTTAGCAAAGAAAAATGATCCAAAAGCACTACATGAATTAGGATTGATTTATCTAAAAGGTGATGGAATTGCGAAAAATCTAAACCAAGCCTATGAATACTTTCAACAAGCCTCTGATTTAGGAAATGTTGAATCAACTTATTTATTAGGAAAAATATATTTATCTAATAAAACAAAATACTATAATCCTAAAAAAGCTTACAATACTTTTATAGATGCTTCAAATAAAAATCATGCTAAATCTCAACTTATGATAGGAAGATTCTTTTTAATGGGAGAGATAGTTGATAAAGATTATGAAAAAGCCTTACACTATTTCAAACTAGCTTCCAAGCAAAAAGAGTATGATGCAAATTGTTATATAGCATATATGTATGCATCAGGACTTGGAGTTTTCCCAAACTTTGGAAGAGCTAACAATTTTGCAGAAGCCCAATATAAAAATGGCAATAAACTTTGTGTAAAAATTTGGAATGACTATAATCTAGGGAAATATCCAAAAGATGATGGATTTAAAATTGGTGATTATAATAAGCCTGTTGAATAA
- a CDS encoding alanine racemase: protein MARILLNKENLFYNLSVISEQTKSKNKVAIVLKDNAYGHGILEIGTMASEFGIKKAVVRTLNDALKIEKLFDYILILAEKSFHTYSHAFHIALNTLEDIDNLPENCNVHIKVDTGMHRNGISPDEIEVAILGLKERNINITGVFTHHKCADELSTDFFWQNIVFTRIKQHVKRICEQLFIPLPVFHSCNSAALFRHANFDEDFARVGIATYGYLDNANIFKFPKLKPVLSLWADKLSSRVLKKGQSVGYGGTYQASEEIIISTYDVGYGDGFLRLNEKNSYTTPAGYKILGRVSMDCLSLNTNDKEVCIFNNVETLAKEHDTITYEITTALNSNIKKEIV from the coding sequence TTGGCTAGAATTTTATTAAATAAAGAAAATCTATTTTACAATTTAAGTGTTATTTCAGAACAAACTAAATCAAAAAATAAAGTAGCTATAGTATTAAAAGATAATGCCTACGGACATGGAATTTTAGAAATTGGAACAATGGCTAGTGAATTTGGTATCAAAAAAGCAGTAGTTAGAACACTAAATGATGCACTTAAAATTGAAAAGTTATTTGATTATATTTTGATACTTGCAGAGAAATCTTTTCACACTTATTCACATGCTTTTCACATAGCTTTAAATACACTTGAAGATATTGATAATTTACCTGAAAACTGTAATGTTCATATCAAAGTAGATACAGGAATGCATAGAAATGGAATATCACCCGATGAAATAGAAGTGGCTATTTTAGGGCTTAAAGAAAGAAATATAAATATAACAGGTGTCTTTACGCACCATAAATGCGCAGATGAACTATCAACAGATTTTTTCTGGCAAAACATAGTTTTTACTAGGATAAAACAGCATGTGAAAAGAATATGTGAACAACTTTTTATACCCCTTCCAGTCTTCCATTCTTGCAATTCAGCAGCTCTATTTAGACATGCAAATTTTGATGAAGACTTTGCTAGAGTTGGAATTGCGACATATGGATATTTAGATAATGCAAATATTTTTAAATTTCCAAAATTAAAACCAGTTTTATCACTTTGGGCAGATAAACTTTCAAGTAGAGTTTTAAAAAAAGGTCAAAGTGTAGGTTACGGTGGAACATACCAAGCAAGTGAAGAAATTATTATTTCTACATATGATGTAGGTTATGGAGATGGATTTTTAAGATTAAATGAAAAAAACTCATATACAACTCCAGCAGGATATAAAATTCTAGGTCGAGTATCTATGGATTGCTTATCTTTAAATACAAATGACAAAGAAGTTTGTATTTTCAATAATGTAGAAACACTAGCAAAAGAACACGATACAATCACTTATGAAATAACAACAGCACTAAATTCTAATATAAAAAAAGAGATAGTATGA